From one Streptococcus pneumoniae genomic stretch:
- the gpsB gene encoding cell division regulator GpsB gives MASIIFTAKDIFDQDFKVGVRGYNKVEVDEFLDDVIKDYETYAALVKELREENARLKAELAEKPKAAPSPIVPTVDPLQGGTTSMTNFDILKRLNRLEKEVFGKQILNSEF, from the coding sequence ATGGCAAGTATTATTTTCACAGCGAAGGATATTTTTGATCAAGACTTTAAAGTCGGAGTAAGAGGGTATAATAAGGTTGAAGTAGATGAGTTTTTAGATGATGTGATTAAGGACTACGAGACCTATGCTGCCTTGGTCAAGGAATTGCGTGAAGAAAATGCTCGCTTAAAAGCTGAATTGGCTGAAAAACCAAAAGCAGCGCCAAGTCCGATCGTTCCAACAGTTGATCCTCTTCAAGGAGGAACGACAAGTATGACGAACTTTGACATTTTGAAACGCTTGAATCGTTTGGAAAAAGAAGTCTTTGGCAAACAGATTTTAAATAGCGAATTTTAA
- the recU gene encoding Holliday junction resolvase RecU, translating to MVNYPHKIRPQKSHVSSPKKTVDFANRGMSFEKMINETNQYYLSRGLAVIHKKPTPVQIVRVDYPKRSRAKIVEAYFRQASTTDYSGVYQGHYIDFEAKETRQKNSMPMKNFHAHQIEHMEQVLSQKGICFVLLHFSSLKETYLLPASYLITFFKIDQGGKSMPLSYIKEHGYAISLAAFPSIPYLEVIKEHLLGGKHDE from the coding sequence ATGGTCAACTATCCGCACAAGATTCGTCCTCAGAAAAGCCATGTGTCTTCCCCAAAAAAGACCGTTGACTTTGCCAATCGTGGGATGTCTTTTGAAAAAATGATAAACGAAACCAATCAATACTATCTGAGCAGAGGGCTTGCAGTGATTCACAAAAAGCCGACACCTGTGCAGATCGTTCGAGTGGATTATCCTAAGCGTAGTCGGGCTAAGATTGTCGAAGCTTACTTTCGTCAAGCCTCTACGACTGACTATTCGGGAGTTTATCAAGGACACTACATTGACTTTGAAGCAAAAGAGACGAGACAAAAAAACTCCATGCCTATGAAAAATTTTCATGCGCACCAAATCGAGCATATGGAGCAAGTTTTATCTCAAAAAGGGATTTGTTTCGTTCTGCTCCATTTTTCAAGTTTGAAAGAAACCTATCTCTTGCCTGCTTCTTATTTGATAACATTTTTCAAGATTGACCAAGGAGGAAAATCCATGCCCCTAAGCTACATCAAGGAACACGGCTATGCCATTAGCCTTGCCGCTTTTCCAAGCATTCCTTATCTTGAAGTCATAAAAGAACATTTACTAGGTGGTAAACATGATGAATAA
- a CDS encoding S-ribosylhomocysteine lyase, whose product MTKEVIVESFELDHTIVKAPYVRLIGEETGPKGDIISNFDIRLVQPNEDSIPTAGLHTIEHLLAKLIRTRIDGMIDCSPFGCRTGFHMIMWGQHTSTEIAQVIKDSLSEIATATTWEDVPGTTIESCGNYKDHSLFSAKEWAKLILEQGISDDPFNRNVI is encoded by the coding sequence ATGACTAAAGAAGTTATTGTTGAAAGTTTTGAGTTGGATCACACGATCGTAAAAGCTCCCTATGTTCGCTTGATTGGTGAAGAAACTGGACCAAAAGGCGATATTATTTCCAATTTTGATATTCGCTTGGTGCAGCCAAATGAAGATTCTATCCCGACAGCAGGGCTTCATACCATTGAGCATTTACTCGCTAAATTGATTCGGACCCGCATTGATGGTATGATCGATTGCTCGCCATTTGGTTGCCGTACAGGATTTCACATGATTATGTGGGGACAACACACATCAACAGAAATCGCCCAAGTCATCAAAGATTCGCTTTCAGAAATCGCGACAGCTACCACTTGGGAAGATGTGCCAGGGACTACGATTGAATCTTGTGGAAACTACAAAGATCACAGCCTTTTTTCTGCCAAAGAATGGGCTAAATTGATTTTAGAACAAGGGATTTCAGATGATCCTTTCAATCGCAACGTCATCTAA
- a CDS encoding class I SAM-dependent RNA methyltransferase: MKERFEMLATAAAGLEAVVGREIRDLGIDCQVENGRVRFFGSVKEMILTNLWLRAADRIKIVVGTFPAKTFEELFQGVFALDWEEYLPLGARFPIAKAKCVRSKLHNEPSVQAISKKAVVKKLQKYYARPEGIPLMENGPEFKIEVSILKDVATVMIDTTGTSLFKRGYRTEKGGAPIKENMAAAILLLSNWYPDKPLMDPTCGSGTFCIEAAMIGLNQAPGLSREFSFEGWPWVDRGLLSSLRAEAKASKKSDVVLDISGADIDARMVEIARANARAAGVEDFVSFKQMRLQDWKTDKINGVVISNPPYGERLLDDEGVTKLYQEMGQTFAPLKTWSKFVLTSDELFEEKYGQKADKKRKLYNGTLKVDLYQYFGERVKRQDVKEKG, from the coding sequence ATGAAAGAAAGATTTGAAATGCTGGCGACAGCTGCAGCTGGTTTAGAGGCTGTCGTTGGACGGGAAATACGAGATCTAGGAATTGACTGTCAAGTCGAAAATGGGCGCGTTCGCTTTTTTGGAAGTGTCAAAGAGATGATTCTGACAAATTTGTGGCTACGAGCAGCTGATCGAATTAAGATCGTAGTGGGAACTTTTCCAGCTAAAACCTTTGAAGAGCTCTTTCAGGGCGTTTTTGCCCTTGATTGGGAAGAATATCTACCACTAGGGGCTCGTTTTCCGATTGCTAAGGCAAAATGTGTCCGTTCAAAACTCCATAATGAACCAAGTGTGCAGGCTATTTCTAAAAAAGCAGTCGTTAAAAAACTGCAAAAGTATTATGCACGCCCAGAAGGTATTCCTTTGATGGAAAATGGTCCAGAATTTAAGATTGAAGTTTCCATCTTAAAAGATGTTGCGACCGTTATGATTGATACGACGGGAACGAGTCTTTTTAAGCGTGGTTATCGGACAGAAAAAGGAGGAGCACCGATTAAGGAGAATATGGCTGCGGCGATTCTTCTTTTGTCTAATTGGTATCCTGATAAGCCCTTGATGGATCCGACTTGTGGATCGGGGACCTTCTGTATTGAGGCTGCGATGATTGGCTTGAACCAAGCGCCAGGGCTGTCTCGAGAATTTTCGTTTGAAGGATGGCCTTGGGTGGATAGAGGACTTCTGTCATCTCTGAGAGCTGAGGCAAAAGCTAGCAAGAAAAGTGATGTAGTCTTAGATATTTCTGGTGCAGATATTGATGCACGTATGGTTGAGATTGCTAGAGCCAATGCACGCGCCGCTGGTGTGGAGGATTTTGTATCCTTTAAGCAAATGCGCTTGCAGGATTGGAAAACAGACAAAATCAATGGGGTCGTGATTTCAAATCCACCGTACGGAGAGCGTCTCTTGGATGATGAAGGCGTGACAAAACTCTATCAAGAAATGGGACAAACCTTTGCCCCTCTAAAAACATGGAGCAAGTTTGTGTTAACGAGCGACGAATTATTTGAAGAAAAGTATGGGCAAAAAGCAGATAAAAAACGTAAACTCTATAATGGAACGCTAAAAGTTGATTTGTATCAATACTTTGGGGAGCGCGTGAAGCGTCAAGACGTAAAAGAGAAAGGATAA
- a CDS encoding cell division site-positioning protein MapZ family protein, translating to MDEKDLKKQTDSTLDFEKAKEMTVGQAMRKNEEFEAGVNPTDNVLDKYIKQHVDEIAAGKFDTKVVPTVPVKEVVETTAISDMIQTVREEVASPTPVMDDLEDDEDDEVAVLPFYKQKKVIYSAVGVLLVALIGGTGYLALNKTQAKPAATTSSTSSSKAQVSSSSEEKTALKEFNDLYDSFFTDANKLALKNSSFGNLDQLKAAVEKLKDTPEYTAAKAKYDSLVKQISVVQAVNSQFESAAITDGVLDTNAKAKSDAQFKDEDTGNADLDKVIKSAISLGRSQQVATPAPQTETVAPEAAAQASPAPAPAPATQTEVVQSQVQVAGVPVSPIAPVANMQRNLSRVPYNQAAIDDVTNPAWVFNPGVLEKILQTSRERGYITGDNYIIERVNIVNGNGYYNLFKPDGTYLFSINCKTGYFVGNAKGNADALDY from the coding sequence ATGGACGAAAAAGATTTGAAAAAACAAACGGATTCTACGTTGGATTTTGAAAAAGCCAAAGAGATGACAGTTGGACAAGCCATGCGTAAAAATGAAGAGTTTGAAGCAGGGGTGAATCCTACGGACAATGTGTTGGACAAGTATATCAAACAACACGTTGATGAAATTGCAGCTGGAAAATTTGATACCAAGGTTGTTCCGACTGTGCCTGTCAAGGAAGTTGTGGAAACAACAGCGATTTCAGATATGATCCAAACGGTTCGTGAGGAAGTAGCCTCACCAACTCCAGTCATGGATGATTTGGAAGATGACGAGGATGATGAAGTAGCAGTATTGCCTTTCTACAAGCAAAAGAAAGTGATTTATTCAGCAGTAGGAGTGCTACTCGTTGCCTTAATCGGTGGGACTGGTTATTTAGCCTTGAATAAAACGCAAGCTAAGCCAGCTGCTACTACGTCAAGCACCTCATCGTCGAAAGCTCAAGTGTCGTCATCAAGTGAAGAAAAGACAGCTTTGAAAGAGTTTAACGACCTATATGATTCATTCTTTACAGATGCTAATAAATTGGCTTTGAAAAATAGCAGTTTTGGTAATTTGGACCAATTAAAGGCAGCTGTGGAAAAATTGAAAGATACACCTGAGTACACGGCGGCAAAAGCAAAATATGACAGTTTAGTCAAACAAATTTCTGTTGTTCAGGCTGTTAATTCTCAGTTTGAGTCCGCAGCAATTACAGACGGTGTTTTAGATACCAATGCTAAAGCCAAGAGTGATGCTCAATTTAAAGACGAAGATACTGGTAATGCGGATTTGGACAAGGTGATTAAATCAGCGATTAGCCTTGGACGTAGTCAGCAAGTGGCTACTCCAGCACCGCAGACAGAGACAGTAGCGCCTGAAGCAGCGGCGCAAGCTTCTCCGGCTCCAGCTCCTGCACCAGCAACACAAACAGAAGTCGTTCAAAGTCAAGTGCAAGTGGCAGGTGTTCCAGTCAGTCCAATAGCACCTGTTGCCAATATGCAACGTAATCTCAGTCGTGTGCCGTACAACCAAGCGGCGATTGATGATGTCACAAACCCTGCTTGGGTCTTTAATCCAGGAGTTTTAGAGAAGATTTTACAAACGTCGCGTGAGCGTGGCTATATCACAGGAGATAACTATATCATCGAGCGTGTGAATATTGTGAATGGCAATGGTTATTATAATCTTTTCAAACCAGATGGAACTTATCTATTTAGTATTAACTGTAAGACAGGCTATTTTGTTGGAAATGCCAAAGGAAATGCAGATGCATTGGATTACTAA
- a CDS encoding DUF1273 domain-containing protein, with the protein MSSILISGYRAFDLGLFDEKSPQVKIIKKAIERDLKRFLEEGVKWLIFTGNLGFEVWCLEIAKNLQKEYKFQIATIFTFENQGENWNEDNQVKLALFKQVDFVKYAYKRYENPSQFREYNQFLVNNTDGCYLFYDDEHETNLKYLYAMMKEQADYFIKKLTFDDLNDIAENFSEI; encoded by the coding sequence ATGTCTAGTATCTTAATTAGTGGCTATCGTGCCTTTGATTTGGGCTTGTTTGACGAAAAAAGTCCGCAGGTGAAGATTATCAAAAAAGCAATCGAGAGGGATTTAAAGCGTTTTTTAGAAGAGGGAGTCAAATGGCTGATTTTTACAGGAAATCTAGGCTTTGAAGTCTGGTGCTTGGAGATTGCCAAAAACTTGCAGAAAGAGTATAAGTTTCAAATTGCGACTATTTTTACCTTTGAAAATCAAGGAGAAAATTGGAATGAAGACAATCAAGTAAAATTAGCCTTGTTTAAACAAGTGGATTTTGTCAAGTATGCTTATAAAAGATATGAAAATCCCAGTCAATTTCGCGAATACAACCAATTTTTGGTCAATAATACAGACGGTTGCTATCTTTTTTATGATGATGAACATGAAACAAATCTGAAATATTTATACGCCATGATGAAAGAACAAGCAGATTATTTTATCAAAAAATTAACTTTTGATGACCTAAATGACATTGCAGAAAATTTTTCCGAAATTTAA
- a CDS encoding ABC transporter permease: protein MFLAIEEMRQNKLRYGLVLGLLVLIAYLVFFLTGLAYGLMQQNRTAVDKWQADYVLLSSEANKLISASHLDMKLADDVRADEKALLKQQAGAAWVKEEATSDDKEKISVFAVEKGSFLEPNIVEGRSFEKEHEVVIDKTLGEKEGFEIGETVHLSVFDEPVTIVGYTENAAFSVAPAVYMDFKDLDTTTKIPGQDDVTSISAVIVRGDVTSYPEDDMEKLAVADFIEHLPGYQAQNLTFAFMIGFLVVIAAIVIAIFIYVLTTQKAPIFGLMKIQGLSNGFISASVVAQTFLLSSIGTLLGLSLTYLSSIALPSAVPFENNWFFYGAVSLALVFFALIGASFSVRSIFKVDPLQNLS from the coding sequence ATGTTTTTAGCGATTGAAGAAATGCGCCAGAACAAGCTCCGTTATGGTTTGGTCTTGGGCTTATTGGTATTGATTGCCTACTTGGTCTTTTTCTTGACAGGTTTGGCTTATGGCTTGATGCAGCAGAATCGAACTGCGGTAGATAAATGGCAGGCAGATTATGTCTTGCTCTCATCTGAGGCTAATAAATTGATCAGCGCTTCGCATCTGGATATGAAACTGGCAGATGATGTAAGAGCGGATGAAAAGGCTCTTCTCAAGCAGCAGGCAGGTGCAGCCTGGGTCAAGGAGGAAGCAACTTCTGATGACAAGGAAAAAATCAGCGTATTTGCGGTTGAAAAAGGTTCTTTCTTAGAGCCAAATATTGTCGAAGGGCGTTCATTTGAAAAAGAGCATGAAGTAGTCATTGATAAAACCCTTGGAGAAAAAGAAGGCTTTGAAATCGGAGAAACGGTTCATCTATCGGTCTTTGATGAGCCTGTGACTATTGTCGGTTATACAGAAAATGCAGCCTTTAGTGTGGCACCTGCTGTCTATATGGATTTTAAGGACTTGGATACGACCACCAAGATTCCTGGCCAGGACGATGTGACCTCCATCAGCGCTGTCATTGTTCGTGGTGATGTGACAAGCTATCCTGAGGATGATATGGAAAAATTAGCCGTGGCGGATTTCATTGAGCATTTGCCAGGCTACCAAGCACAAAACCTGACCTTTGCCTTTATGATTGGCTTTTTGGTGGTCATTGCAGCCATTGTGATTGCCATTTTCATCTATGTCTTGACTACGCAGAAGGCACCGATTTTTGGCTTGATGAAGATTCAGGGCTTGTCAAATGGCTTTATTTCAGCTAGTGTTGTGGCACAGACCTTCTTGCTTTCAAGCATCGGCACCCTCCTAGGTTTGTCGCTTACCTACCTGTCTTCTATTGCCCTTCCAAGCGCCGTTCCTTTTGAGAACAACTGGTTCTTCTATGGAGCTGTCAGCCTTGCCTTGGTCTTCTTTGCCCTAATCGGTGCGAGCTTCTCTGTTCGTTCAATCTTCAAAGTCGACCCATTGCAGAATTTGTCCTAG
- a CDS encoding ABC transporter ATP-binding protein: MSTLVFENISKQFKDGEATITALKPTNFSVEAGEFVAIIGPSGSGKSTFLTLAGGLQTPSAGRITINQADYSNLPEKKRAQLRYKDIGFILQSSNLIPFLTVEKQLELVDRVNKSSNKEKREELLAELDVAHLKTKFPKDLSGGERQRVAIARALYNDPALILADEPTASLDTDRAFEVVALLAKESKERNKAIIMVTHDHRMIEQCDKVYEMKDGVLTQVR, translated from the coding sequence ATGAGCACTTTAGTATTTGAAAATATCAGTAAACAGTTTAAGGACGGAGAGGCGACCATTACCGCCCTCAAGCCAACCAATTTCAGTGTTGAAGCAGGCGAATTTGTAGCCATTATCGGCCCGTCTGGCTCTGGGAAAAGTACCTTTTTGACCTTGGCAGGGGGCTTGCAAACCCCATCTGCTGGACGGATTACGATTAACCAAGCGGATTATTCCAACCTGCCTGAAAAGAAACGAGCCCAGCTTCGTTACAAGGACATTGGCTTTATCCTCCAATCTTCTAATCTTATCCCTTTCCTAACGGTGGAAAAGCAATTGGAATTGGTCGATCGTGTTAACAAATCTTCCAATAAGGAAAAGCGAGAAGAGCTGTTAGCAGAGCTTGATGTGGCGCATTTGAAGACCAAGTTTCCAAAGGATTTATCTGGAGGAGAGCGCCAGCGAGTGGCGATTGCCCGTGCCTTATACAATGACCCAGCTCTTATTCTAGCTGATGAGCCGACAGCGAGCCTTGATACCGACCGAGCCTTTGAAGTCGTCGCTCTTCTTGCCAAAGAAAGTAAGGAACGCAACAAGGCTATTATCATGGTGACCCATGACCACCGCATGATTGAGCAGTGCGACAAGGTCTATGAAATGAAAGATGGCGTCTTGACACAGGTTCGATAA